From Gemmatimonadaceae bacterium, the proteins below share one genomic window:
- a CDS encoding amidase, protein MSSPLSAARRAFLGQFSALGVGSTLLPGILWAQASQGQEITAAGIAAAAELAGLSFTDEEREQMLAAVRRQSAQIRALHQVPLANSTAPALHFNPLPRPEALPSGPQRPIVVSRRAERRAPAVLEDLAFEPVTVLAELLRRRAVTSVQLTQMYLGRLKRLDSQLLCVTTLLEDRAMAQARAADAEIARGNYRGPLHGIPWGAKDLLAVRGAPTTWGTPPFREQQFAEDATVVQRLDAAGAVLIAKLTLGELAMGDRWYGGMTRNPWKLDQGSSGSSAGSASATAAGCVGFAIGSETLGSISSPSTRCGATGLRPTFGRVPRTGAMALSWSMDKLGPITRSVEDCALVLAAIHGPDGRDLTTHAAPFNWDGNAGIRGLRVAFVKSAFDASAARGGIGAFDTAALEALRGLGVELVPVEVPEAAYDAMRIILDCEAAAAFDEFTRSGKVHEMAQQTPNAWPTLFRRAHLIPAADYINANRVRTLAMQDWDRLMRDIDVIVAPTSSSQLLATNLTGHPAVILPHGFRETDGTPVSITFLGKLFGEEAMLRVAQAYQQASGHHLKHPSLT, encoded by the coding sequence ATGTCCTCACCGCTTTCCGCGGCCCGCCGGGCCTTTCTGGGTCAGTTCTCGGCCCTCGGCGTCGGGTCGACCCTCCTTCCCGGCATTCTCTGGGCGCAAGCGTCGCAGGGGCAGGAGATCACGGCAGCCGGCATCGCCGCCGCGGCGGAACTGGCGGGCCTGTCCTTCACGGACGAGGAACGGGAGCAGATGCTCGCTGCCGTGCGGCGGCAATCGGCGCAGATCCGGGCGCTGCATCAAGTGCCGCTGGCGAACTCCACCGCGCCGGCCTTGCACTTCAACCCGTTGCCGCGGCCTGAGGCGCTGCCGAGTGGCCCGCAGCGACCGATCGTTGTCTCGCGACGAGCCGAGCGTCGGGCACCCGCAGTCCTGGAGGACTTGGCGTTTGAGCCGGTGACGGTGCTGGCCGAGCTGCTGCGGCGACGTGCAGTGACGAGCGTTCAGCTCACGCAGATGTACCTGGGGCGACTCAAGCGACTGGACTCGCAGTTGCTCTGCGTCACCACGCTGCTCGAGGATCGCGCGATGGCGCAGGCGCGTGCGGCCGACGCGGAGATTGCGCGCGGCAACTACCGAGGCCCGCTGCACGGCATCCCCTGGGGTGCGAAGGACCTGCTGGCGGTGCGGGGTGCGCCGACGACCTGGGGCACGCCGCCATTTCGCGAGCAGCAATTCGCCGAGGACGCAACAGTTGTCCAGCGACTGGATGCCGCGGGCGCTGTGCTGATTGCAAAGCTGACGCTCGGCGAGTTGGCGATGGGCGATCGCTGGTACGGTGGGATGACGCGCAACCCTTGGAAGCTCGATCAGGGATCCAGCGGCTCGTCCGCCGGCTCGGCGTCCGCCACCGCTGCCGGCTGCGTCGGCTTTGCGATCGGCTCGGAGACGCTGGGTTCGATCTCGTCGCCGAGCACGCGATGCGGCGCCACCGGCCTGCGCCCGACCTTTGGCCGCGTGCCCCGCACGGGCGCGATGGCGTTGAGTTGGTCGATGGACAAGCTGGGCCCCATCACGCGTTCCGTAGAGGACTGCGCCTTGGTGCTCGCGGCGATCCACGGCCCCGACGGTCGCGATCTCACGACACACGCGGCGCCGTTCAATTGGGACGGCAACGCCGGCATCCGCGGCCTTCGCGTCGCATTTGTGAAGAGCGCATTCGACGCGAGCGCTGCGCGCGGCGGCATTGGCGCGTTCGATACGGCCGCGCTTGAAGCACTGCGCGGTCTCGGCGTGGAGCTCGTGCCCGTGGAGGTTCCGGAGGCTGCGTACGACGCGATGCGCATCATCCTCGACTGCGAGGCGGCGGCGGCCTTCGACGAGTTTACGCGCAGTGGCAAGGTGCACGAGATGGCGCAGCAGACGCCGAACGCCTGGCCCACGTTGTTCCGGCGCGCGCATCTCATTCCCGCGGCGGACTACATCAATGCCAACCGTGTGCGCACGCTGGCGATGCAGGACTGGGATCGCTTGATGCGCGATATCGATGTCATCGTCGCACCGACGAGCTCGTCTCAGTTGCTGGCAACGAACCTGACGGGACACCCGGCGGTTATCCTGCCGCACGGCTTCCGTGAGACGGACGGGACGCCGGTGTCGATCACCTTCCTCGGAAAGCTCTTCGGCGAGGAGGCGATGCTCCGGGTCGCACAGGCGTACCAACAGGCATCAGGGCATCACCTCAAGCACCCGTCTTTGACCTAG
- a CDS encoding TonB-dependent receptor: MRPALRSVALLAAALFALPVQSVDSQTGNGTEIIVGRVLDTEGKPVEGARVEATSIETQTTRGRTTNDKGQFTILFPDGSGQYRVVARAIGYAPATQVVIRQSDEDRLEVTLRLQRSAQTLQQYVVTANRGPLQSNADRPTPGTQERVLTGEQLYRLPVDATDPTALAGLSAGVVTLSGTDSSASAFSVAGQRVDQNQITLDGLSFGTGSVPQEAVRASRVVTSTYDVARGQFTGGQVASTTRSGTNEIQGSLGYDLRTPEMQFYDEEAIQFGQPYTQNQYSFGLGGPLKKNKIFWFGSAQFRARSDGLQSLLSANEVMFQRFGVAPDSAQRFLDLVTGYGLPPRVDGVPSRRLSENLSTLGRLDWVLSDKHTLTMRADWRFGVQDGQRISALSVPHSGGDLNSLGGGVLTSLISQFDNGVINEFRIYGALDTRDTRPYLLTPAGRVQVVSDFDDGSRSVSALSFGGNGALPQDIENDQLEATNELSYISQDGRHRVKLGTMLNVSRYNQDFATNRNGTFLYNSLEDLENNTPSQFSRTLAPSERNGGIWNGAVYLGDTWRKSRAFQLTYGLRLEHTSYSGEPRYNPDVEARFGRRTDVFPSETHASPRVGFTWTLGIPEQAANGQGARPGGAGGFGGGGGAGGGGARGGGGGGPMGGMGGGGARGGGAGGPFAGLATTIIRGGIGEFRGRAPSGLLTGAVDATGLPGAETQLLCVGDAVPTPDWALYAANPAAVPTACADGGGGTTPFTNQRPNVTTFDSDFGAPRSWRASLGVQRRLFERLNVSLDLGYALGMDLYGVRDLNLVATPQFTLANEGNRPVYVVPGAIVPSTGVVNSLGSRREATYGSVYAVGSGLRSDTRQVTLGINGFLRNGVLLSANYTYARSRDQSSFSCCSAQQAFASPTTSGNPNDTPWGTSDLERRHVIVTTATMPLHPSVEFTMIGRATSGQPFTPRVGNDINGDGSRNDRAYVFNPATASDPALAAGMQSVLDNASPRVRECLESQFDQVAGRNSCRAPWFPSLDFRLNYRPDRLGLKRNLMISLQLVNPLAGLDRLLNGNDQKGWGQPRRVDPNLLYVTGFDSVALTYRYTVNERFGDATGSGSGGRGVGQQLNPFQVALQARYTIGPDRMRQAMLAAQNSARGGGAGGAAGGNPMANAGALMRRMAANPFQQVLALRDTLALDSAQVQRLTAEQEAYEGRVNTLATAVQERAARIGNNADPQAVLQLMRQPLEDIQKLRGESLKTLESLLSPEQWARVPARIKAMQPGMPGAPRR; this comes from the coding sequence ATGCGTCCCGCCCTCCGGTCCGTGGCCCTGCTTGCCGCGGCCCTGTTCGCCCTCCCCGTCCAGTCGGTCGACTCCCAGACCGGCAACGGCACCGAAATCATCGTTGGGCGTGTGCTCGACACCGAAGGAAAGCCCGTTGAGGGGGCACGCGTCGAAGCGACTTCTATAGAAACGCAGACGACGCGCGGTCGCACGACGAACGACAAGGGTCAGTTCACGATCCTCTTTCCCGATGGTTCGGGGCAGTATCGGGTCGTCGCGAGGGCGATTGGCTACGCCCCGGCGACCCAAGTCGTCATCCGGCAATCCGATGAGGATCGCCTCGAGGTCACGCTTCGCCTCCAACGCTCGGCGCAGACACTGCAGCAGTACGTGGTCACCGCCAACCGCGGGCCGCTGCAAAGCAATGCCGACCGACCGACGCCCGGCACGCAGGAGCGCGTGCTCACCGGCGAGCAACTGTATCGGCTGCCAGTGGACGCCACCGATCCCACGGCGCTCGCGGGACTGTCCGCCGGCGTCGTCACGCTCAGTGGCACCGATTCCAGCGCCTCCGCATTCTCCGTGGCCGGCCAGCGCGTCGACCAGAACCAGATTACGCTCGACGGGCTCTCGTTCGGCACGGGCTCGGTCCCCCAGGAAGCCGTGCGCGCGAGTCGCGTGGTGACTTCCACGTATGACGTCGCGCGTGGCCAGTTCACCGGCGGCCAGGTCGCCAGCACCACGCGCAGCGGCACTAACGAGATCCAGGGCTCACTCGGCTACGATCTCCGCACGCCGGAGATGCAGTTCTATGACGAGGAGGCCATCCAGTTCGGGCAGCCGTACACGCAGAACCAGTACTCGTTCGGACTTGGCGGCCCCCTCAAGAAGAACAAGATCTTCTGGTTCGGCTCGGCGCAGTTCCGCGCGCGATCGGACGGCTTGCAGAGCCTGCTTTCCGCCAACGAGGTGATGTTCCAGCGTTTTGGCGTCGCGCCGGACTCGGCGCAGCGATTCCTTGACCTCGTCACGGGCTACGGCCTGCCGCCGCGCGTGGACGGCGTGCCGTCGCGGCGCCTCTCGGAGAACCTCTCCACGCTGGGCCGCCTCGACTGGGTGTTGAGCGACAAGCACACCCTGACGATGCGCGCCGACTGGCGCTTTGGCGTGCAGGACGGCCAACGCATCTCCGCGCTCAGCGTGCCGCACTCGGGCGGTGACCTCAACTCGCTCGGTGGCGGCGTGCTCACGTCGTTGATCTCGCAGTTCGACAACGGTGTGATCAACGAGTTCCGCATCTACGGCGCCCTCGACACGCGGGACACGCGACCCTACCTGCTGACGCCTGCGGGGCGTGTGCAGGTGGTGAGCGACTTCGACGACGGATCGCGCAGCGTCTCGGCACTGAGCTTCGGCGGCAACGGTGCGCTTCCACAGGACATCGAGAACGACCAGCTCGAGGCCACCAACGAGCTGTCGTACATCTCGCAGGACGGCCGGCATCGCGTGAAGCTCGGCACGATGCTCAACGTGAGCCGCTACAACCAGGACTTCGCGACGAACCGCAACGGCACCTTCCTCTACAACTCGTTGGAGGACCTGGAGAACAACACGCCGTCGCAGTTCTCGCGCACCTTGGCCCCGTCCGAGCGCAACGGCGGGATCTGGAACGGTGCCGTGTATCTGGGCGACACCTGGCGGAAGTCGCGCGCCTTCCAGCTGACCTACGGACTGCGGCTGGAACACACCTCGTATTCCGGCGAGCCACGCTACAACCCCGACGTCGAAGCACGATTCGGCCGACGCACGGATGTCTTCCCCAGTGAGACGCACGCGAGCCCGCGCGTTGGCTTCACGTGGACGCTGGGCATTCCGGAGCAAGCGGCAAACGGGCAGGGCGCGCGTCCGGGCGGCGCCGGCGGTTTTGGCGGAGGCGGTGGCGCTGGTGGTGGTGGCGCACGCGGCGGTGGCGGTGGCGGACCGATGGGCGGCATGGGAGGTGGCGGTGCTCGTGGCGGCGGCGCAGGCGGCCCCTTCGCCGGTCTCGCGACAACGATCATCCGCGGTGGCATCGGCGAGTTCCGCGGCCGCGCGCCCAGCGGGCTGCTCACCGGCGCCGTGGATGCCACGGGCCTGCCGGGCGCCGAGACGCAGTTGCTCTGTGTCGGCGATGCGGTGCCCACGCCCGATTGGGCGCTCTACGCCGCGAACCCCGCGGCCGTACCGACTGCCTGCGCCGACGGTGGCGGCGGCACCACACCGTTCACCAACCAGCGGCCGAACGTCACGACCTTCGACTCCGACTTCGGCGCGCCACGCTCCTGGCGCGCATCGCTCGGCGTGCAGCGTCGGCTCTTCGAGCGCCTGAACGTCTCGTTGGACCTCGGCTACGCCCTGGGCATGGACCTGTATGGGGTGCGTGATCTCAACCTTGTGGCCACACCGCAGTTCACGCTCGCCAACGAAGGCAACCGTCCGGTCTATGTGGTGCCGGGCGCAATCGTGCCGAGCACCGGCGTGGTGAACAGCCTGGGCTCGCGTCGTGAGGCGACCTATGGTTCCGTGTACGCCGTGGGCTCCGGGCTTCGGTCGGACACGCGTCAGGTCACGCTCGGGATCAACGGCTTCCTGCGCAACGGCGTGCTGCTCTCGGCGAACTACACGTACGCGCGCAGCCGCGACCAGTCGTCGTTCTCCTGCTGCTCGGCGCAGCAGGCCTTCGCATCCCCGACGACGTCCGGGAATCCGAACGACACACCCTGGGGCACCAGCGACCTTGAGCGCCGGCACGTGATCGTCACCACGGCGACGATGCCCCTGCATCCGTCGGTGGAGTTCACGATGATTGGTCGCGCGACCTCGGGCCAGCCGTTCACGCCACGTGTCGGCAACGACATCAACGGCGACGGCTCGCGCAATGACCGCGCCTATGTCTTCAATCCTGCGACCGCGTCGGATCCTGCGCTCGCAGCGGGAATGCAGTCCGTGCTCGACAACGCCAGCCCGCGAGTGCGCGAGTGCCTTGAGTCGCAGTTCGATCAGGTCGCCGGCCGCAACAGCTGCCGCGCGCCGTGGTTCCCGTCGCTCGACTTCCGGCTCAACTACCGGCCCGACCGCCTCGGACTCAAGCGCAACCTGATGATCTCGCTGCAGCTGGTGAATCCGCTGGCCGGACTCGACCGACTGCTCAATGGCAACGACCAGAAGGGCTGGGGCCAGCCGCGGCGCGTGGACCCGAACCTGTTGTATGTGACCGGCTTCGACTCCGTCGCGCTCACGTATCGCTACACGGTCAACGAACGCTTCGGTGACGCGACCGGATCGGGGAGCGGCGGGCGTGGCGTGGGCCAGCAGCTCAATCCCTTCCAGGTCGCGCTGCAGGCGCGCTACACCATCGGGCCGGACCGCATGCGCCAGGCGATGCTCGCCGCGCAGAACTCGGCGCGCGGCGGTGGCGCAGGCGGCGCCGCGGGCGGCAACCCGATGGCCAACGCTGGCGCGCTGATGCGTCGCATGGCCGCGAACCCGTTCCAGCAGGTGCTCGCCCTGCGTGACACGCTGGCGTTGGACAGCGCACAGGTGCAGCGGCTGACCGCCGAGCAGGAAGCCTACGAGGGTCGCGTCAACACCTTGGCGACCGCCGTGCAGGAGCGCGCGGCGCGGATCGGCAACAACGCCGATCCGCAGGCCGTGCTGCAACTGATGCGTCAGCCGCTGGAGGACATCCAGAAGCTGCGCGGCGAATCCCTCAAGACACTCGAGTCCCTGCTCTCCCCGGAGCAGTGGGCGCGCGTGCCGGCCCGCATCAAGGCGATGCAACCCGGAATGCCGGGCGCTCCCCGTAGGTAA
- a CDS encoding glutamine synthetase III has translation MPASETPRVAALRAIATRPAILPDVPTATDSGTPTSAYFGVNTFGARQMRDKLPKDVYARLVESIKLGKKLDRDIAPVVAQVVKEWAVSRGVTHFCHWFQPQTGLTAEKHDAFLSFDEHKNVVESFSAEQLIQSEPDASSFPSGGLRATWEARGYTAWNPASPLFIMDVAGTKTMCIPSVFIGYNGEALDEVTPLLRSSDVLSEQAMALLETIGDKGASRVYTTLGAEQEYFIIDRTHFAMRPDLVMGGRTLVGAPPPRGQQLEDHYFGGIPERVQACIAEVEFELYKLGVPIVTRHNEVAPCQFEMAPVFEETDIATDHNQMVMSVLKDVALRHGLQALLHEKPFAGINGSGKHCNWSMAIHADNALNGINLLKPGKTPHQNIRFLLFLAAVLKGVYKHQGVLRASIGTSGNEHRLGANEAPPAIISVFMGATLTNMIEDIIAGRAGSSAAQAMLKLGVAKLPEIEQDNTDRNRTSPFAFTGAKFEFRAVGSSQSIAFPATVLNTVVAEAIGEITADLKAELKKTKSVDDAALKVVRAAFKETSAIRFEGNGYSEEWVKEAKKRGLLNLRRAPEALAQLDTPAAKKLFTSTGILTKAEVESRFHIRMERYIKDVLIEMYTMAELVDTMILPAAYDYLGALANGAARAKEAGIKAIPQKAAAEKTGALVAKLQGQSEALKKAIAKAEGMHEDLVKAAMFLTTTGTDAMAACRESSDALELSIGDQYWPLPRYREMLFPV, from the coding sequence ATGCCAGCCTCCGAAACGCCACGCGTCGCCGCGCTCCGCGCCATCGCCACGCGCCCCGCCATCCTGCCCGACGTCCCCACCGCCACCGACTCGGGCACGCCCACGTCCGCCTACTTCGGCGTCAACACCTTCGGCGCGCGCCAGATGCGCGACAAGCTCCCGAAGGACGTCTATGCCCGACTCGTCGAGTCCATCAAGCTCGGCAAGAAGCTCGATCGCGACATCGCGCCCGTCGTCGCACAGGTCGTGAAGGAGTGGGCCGTCTCGCGAGGCGTGACGCACTTCTGCCACTGGTTCCAGCCGCAGACCGGTCTCACCGCCGAGAAGCACGACGCCTTTCTCTCGTTCGACGAACACAAGAACGTCGTCGAGTCCTTCTCGGCCGAGCAGCTGATCCAGTCGGAGCCCGATGCCTCGTCGTTCCCGTCGGGCGGCCTGCGCGCGACCTGGGAAGCCCGCGGCTACACCGCGTGGAACCCGGCCTCGCCGCTCTTCATCATGGATGTCGCCGGCACCAAGACGATGTGCATCCCGTCGGTGTTCATCGGCTACAACGGCGAGGCGCTCGACGAGGTCACGCCGCTGCTGCGCTCCTCCGACGTGCTCTCCGAGCAGGCGATGGCGCTGCTCGAGACCATCGGCGACAAGGGCGCGAGCCGCGTCTACACGACGCTAGGCGCCGAGCAGGAGTACTTCATCATTGACCGCACGCACTTCGCGATGCGGCCAGACCTGGTGATGGGTGGCCGCACGCTCGTCGGCGCCCCACCGCCGCGTGGCCAGCAGCTCGAGGACCACTACTTCGGTGGCATCCCCGAGCGCGTGCAGGCCTGCATCGCCGAGGTGGAGTTCGAGCTCTACAAGCTCGGCGTGCCGATCGTCACGCGGCACAACGAGGTCGCGCCTTGCCAGTTCGAGATGGCACCGGTGTTCGAGGAGACGGACATCGCCACGGACCACAACCAGATGGTGATGTCGGTGCTGAAGGACGTCGCGCTCCGCCACGGCCTGCAGGCGCTCTTGCACGAGAAGCCCTTCGCCGGCATCAACGGTTCGGGCAAGCACTGCAACTGGTCGATGGCCATCCACGCGGACAACGCACTGAACGGCATCAACCTGCTCAAGCCGGGCAAGACGCCGCACCAGAACATCCGCTTCCTGCTCTTCCTCGCCGCGGTGCTCAAGGGTGTCTACAAGCACCAGGGCGTGCTGCGCGCCAGCATCGGCACCTCGGGCAACGAGCATCGCCTCGGCGCCAACGAGGCGCCGCCGGCCATCATCTCGGTCTTCATGGGCGCGACGCTCACGAACATGATCGAGGACATCATCGCCGGCCGCGCCGGAAGCTCCGCCGCGCAGGCGATGCTGAAGCTCGGCGTGGCCAAGCTGCCCGAGATCGAGCAGGACAACACGGACCGCAACCGGACGTCGCCGTTCGCATTCACGGGCGCGAAGTTCGAGTTCCGTGCGGTGGGATCCTCGCAGTCGATCGCCTTCCCTGCCACGGTGCTGAACACGGTGGTCGCCGAGGCGATCGGCGAGATCACTGCGGACCTCAAGGCCGAGCTCAAGAAGACCAAGTCCGTGGACGACGCCGCATTGAAGGTCGTGCGCGCCGCCTTCAAGGAGACCTCGGCCATCCGCTTCGAGGGCAACGGTTACAGCGAGGAGTGGGTGAAGGAGGCCAAGAAGCGCGGCCTGCTCAACCTGCGCCGCGCACCCGAGGCGCTCGCGCAGCTCGACACGCCGGCGGCGAAGAAGTTGTTCACGTCCACCGGCATCCTGACCAAGGCTGAGGTGGAGAGCCGCTTCCACATCCGGATGGAGCGCTACATCAAGGACGTGCTCATCGAGATGTACACGATGGCCGAGCTGGTGGACACGATGATCCTCCCAGCCGCCTATGACTACCTCGGCGCACTGGCCAACGGTGCGGCGCGGGCGAAGGAAGCGGGCATCAAGGCGATCCCGCAGAAGGCGGCCGCCGAGAAGACCGGCGCGTTGGTGGCCAAGCTGCAGGGCCAGTCCGAGGCGCTCAAGAAGGCGATCGCCAAGGCCGAGGGCATGCACGAGGATCTTGTGAAGGCCGCGATGTTCCTCACGACGACGGGCACGGATGCGATGGCGGCCTGCCGCGAGTCGTCGGATGCGCTGGAGCTGAGCATCGGCGACCAGTACTGGCCGTTGCCACGGTATCGGGAGATGCTGTTCCCGGTCTAA
- a CDS encoding DUF418 domain-containing protein, whose amino-acid sequence MEAGTTAGPTQVEVRITALDVARGIALFGILLMNITMFGMPFAYSNPANFGGSTGADLWAWIITEMGFEGTQRGLFSLLYGAGIAIMTASLDKSTRPHAQDLFFRRTLWLVVFGIVHGFLLLWTGEILFFYGATAVFVYGLRNATPRTMIGIALGGLLFNAGWNLIDAKGPIDAHRAYVAADSVKQTLAEGDTLSTQQSDAIKKWEGMLKNHSPDSAKIAKELEVYHGGYWGILKHQAPSLTRWQSWGLYRYFFDIFSIMLLGIALLRLGIITGGKPASTYALLMLVGYVGGLAVNYWELRTILDGEFGLIAFRRAGVTYDLGRLLMTVGHLGSIMLFCKSGILPWLQRSLAAVGRMAFTNYISHSIICAIVFYGFGFGLYGELSRHQLYYVVGSIWLFQLITSPIWLRHFRFGPLEYLWRWLTYGERPAFRVASP is encoded by the coding sequence ATGGAAGCCGGTACCACCGCTGGTCCGACGCAGGTCGAGGTGCGCATCACCGCGCTCGACGTCGCGCGCGGCATCGCCCTGTTCGGCATCCTCCTGATGAACATCACGATGTTCGGGATGCCCTTCGCGTACTCAAACCCGGCGAACTTTGGCGGGTCCACCGGCGCCGATCTCTGGGCCTGGATCATCACCGAGATGGGCTTCGAGGGCACGCAACGCGGCCTCTTCTCGCTGCTCTACGGCGCGGGCATCGCCATCATGACGGCCTCACTCGACAAGTCCACGCGCCCACACGCACAGGACCTGTTCTTCCGCCGAACGCTGTGGCTCGTGGTGTTCGGGATTGTCCACGGCTTTCTGCTGCTGTGGACGGGTGAGATCCTGTTCTTCTACGGTGCGACGGCGGTCTTCGTCTACGGTCTCCGCAATGCCACGCCGCGCACGATGATTGGGATCGCGCTCGGTGGGCTGCTGTTCAACGCCGGATGGAACTTGATTGATGCCAAAGGTCCGATCGACGCGCACCGTGCCTACGTCGCCGCGGACTCGGTGAAGCAGACGCTTGCCGAAGGGGACACGCTCAGCACGCAACAGAGCGACGCAATCAAGAAGTGGGAGGGGATGCTCAAGAACCACTCGCCCGACTCGGCGAAGATCGCCAAGGAGCTGGAGGTCTACCACGGCGGGTACTGGGGGATCCTGAAGCATCAGGCGCCAAGCCTCACGCGCTGGCAGTCGTGGGGACTGTACCGCTACTTCTTCGACATCTTCTCCATCATGCTGCTGGGCATCGCGCTGCTGCGGCTCGGCATCATTACGGGTGGCAAGCCTGCGTCCACCTACGCGCTGCTGATGCTGGTGGGCTACGTCGGCGGTCTCGCCGTGAACTATTGGGAGCTGCGCACCATCCTCGACGGCGAGTTCGGATTGATCGCCTTCCGGCGCGCGGGCGTCACCTACGACCTCGGCCGCCTGCTGATGACTGTCGGGCACCTCGGCAGCATCATGCTCTTCTGCAAGAGCGGCATCCTGCCCTGGCTACAGCGCAGCCTGGCGGCCGTGGGGCGGATGGCGTTCACGAACTACATCTCGCACTCAATCATCTGCGCGATCGTGTTCTACGGCTTCGGCTTCGGGCTCTACGGCGAGCTGAGCCGGCACCAGCTCTACTACGTGGTCGGCTCCATCTGGCTGTTCCAGCTGATCACCAGTCCGATCTGGCTCCGTCACTTCCGCTTCGGTCCGCTCGAGTATCTCTGGCGTTGGCTTACCTACGGGGAGCGCCCGGCATTCCGGGTTGCATCGCCTTGA
- a CDS encoding DUF4142 domain-containing protein, which translates to MKRSFSMLLLVAFVGSVGCRGAVAEAPAPDALTDANIAAIVVTANTADILYADMALAKSQTPAVRQFAQMVKTDHQSVNEAAGALVARLGVTPVMNTLAFDLRDDAETKRLTLRDFEGIAFDSAYAANEISYHQTVLDAIDQALIPGAQNAELKALLVQVRPAVAAHLEHARHLSAQVGRR; encoded by the coding sequence ATGAAGCGCTCGTTCTCCATGCTCTTGCTGGTCGCGTTTGTTGGAAGTGTTGGATGCCGTGGCGCCGTCGCCGAGGCGCCTGCGCCAGACGCACTCACCGACGCCAACATCGCGGCCATCGTCGTCACCGCGAACACGGCGGACATCCTCTACGCCGACATGGCGCTGGCCAAGTCGCAGACACCGGCCGTGCGGCAGTTCGCACAGATGGTGAAGACCGATCACCAGTCGGTGAACGAGGCCGCCGGTGCGCTCGTCGCCCGACTCGGCGTGACACCGGTCATGAACACACTGGCGTTCGACCTGCGCGACGATGCGGAGACCAAGCGCCTGACCCTGCGCGACTTCGAGGGCATCGCCTTCGACAGCGCGTACGCGGCCAACGAAATCAGCTACCATCAGACGGTGCTCGACGCGATTGACCAAGCGCTGATCCCGGGCGCGCAGAACGCTGAGCTCAAGGCGCTGCTGGTGCAGGTGCGGCCAGCTGTAGCGGCTCACCTGGAGCACGCGCGTCACCTGTCAGCCCAAGTCGGCAGGCGCTGA
- a CDS encoding VTT domain-containing protein has product MLPTRSRLPILRALVLLLLVGALIVLVSADTLHDAVIGVLEASRGIIAAHPVAGPAVFLALAALSAMAGFVSSAVLVPAAVFAWGAVPTMAMLWVGWMLGGVFAHQLATHFGRPILRWLVPDRSLGRYERLLDRQPRFSSVLLFQLALPSEIPGYLLGLVRYPVLRYLGAMAIAELPYAVGTVLLGVGFVERDTTTLVAVSVTGIVMLIVLARVLQRLRRA; this is encoded by the coding sequence GTGCTGCCCACTCGATCCCGCCTTCCAATCCTGCGCGCCCTCGTGCTGCTGTTGCTTGTCGGCGCGCTCATCGTGCTGGTGAGTGCGGACACGCTGCACGACGCCGTCATTGGCGTGCTGGAGGCCTCGCGCGGCATTATCGCGGCGCATCCGGTGGCCGGCCCGGCGGTCTTCCTGGCCCTCGCGGCGCTCTCGGCGATGGCCGGATTCGTCTCGAGCGCGGTGCTGGTTCCCGCCGCCGTGTTTGCCTGGGGCGCCGTCCCGACCATGGCCATGCTCTGGGTCGGCTGGATGCTCGGCGGCGTCTTTGCGCATCAGCTCGCGACGCACTTCGGGCGACCCATCCTCCGCTGGCTGGTGCCGGATCGCAGTCTTGGACGCTACGAGCGATTGCTCGACCGGCAGCCGCGGTTCAGCAGCGTGCTGCTCTTCCAACTCGCGTTGCCCTCGGAGATTCCGGGTTACTTGCTGGGACTCGTGCGCTATCCCGTGCTTCGTTACCTCGGCGCGATGGCGATCGCCGAGCTGCCCTACGCCGTCGGCACCGTGTTGCTTGGCGTCGGCTTCGTGGAGCGTGACACGACCACGCTCGTCGCCGTGAGCGTGACGGGAATCGTGATGCTCATCGTGTTGGCGCGCGTGCTGCAGCGGCTTCGGCGCGCATAG
- a CDS encoding MmcQ/YjbR family DNA-binding protein codes for MASDPLARLRTICLALPDSAEVPAWDTFTYRRKGKIFAIYGMPDDVIHSGGRPSVSLKAAAGNQQLMVRDNPDRYFVPPYVGKAGWIGVRLDKRAPWKEIEQLVAESWELVLLKKTKDGGRRTKAGAKPPPQREQSAARKKPATKRKG; via the coding sequence ATGGCCTCGGACCCCCTCGCACGCCTGCGTACCATCTGCCTCGCGCTGCCGGACAGTGCGGAGGTGCCGGCCTGGGATACGTTCACGTATCGGCGCAAGGGAAAGATCTTCGCGATCTATGGGATGCCCGACGACGTGATCCATTCTGGCGGTCGGCCGAGTGTGTCGCTCAAGGCGGCCGCGGGAAACCAGCAGCTCATGGTCCGCGACAATCCCGACCGCTACTTCGTGCCGCCCTACGTGGGAAAGGCGGGCTGGATCGGCGTGCGGCTCGACAAGCGGGCGCCGTGGAAGGAGATCGAACAGCTGGTGGCGGAGTCCTGGGAGCTGGTGCTTTTGAAGAAGACCAAGGACGGAGGACGAAGGACGAAGGCCGGTGCAAAGCCGCCACCGCAGCGAGAGCAGTCGGCCGCACGCAAGAAGCCCGCGACGAAGCGAAAGGGGTGA